In Trichocoleus desertorum NBK24, the following are encoded in one genomic region:
- a CDS encoding chemotaxis protein CheW, with protein MTVLPALASDISTTMQQFLLFRQQSSYFAIGLTRICEVLALKEQSISSVPNTAPFILGLTNLRGEILVVADFGRFINAGAVELQQAQSRILVLEIADPQNLQLLPLHIGIAVSQVEGVVSLYPDQIASAVDVSQELAPVLQGLYDYEGRFLMILDAEAIAQSEHW; from the coding sequence ATGACTGTTCTTCCCGCTCTTGCTTCCGACATCTCGACTACAATGCAGCAGTTTCTCCTATTTCGGCAACAATCAAGCTATTTTGCGATCGGGCTGACTAGGATCTGTGAAGTTTTGGCGCTTAAAGAACAATCGATTTCCTCAGTTCCTAATACTGCTCCTTTTATCTTGGGCTTAACGAATCTGCGGGGGGAAATCTTAGTGGTGGCAGACTTCGGACGTTTTATTAATGCGGGGGCAGTGGAATTGCAGCAAGCTCAGAGCCGCATTTTGGTCTTAGAAATTGCCGACCCTCAAAACTTGCAATTATTACCGCTACATATTGGGATTGCTGTCTCTCAAGTGGAAGGGGTGGTCTCTCTTTATCCCGATCAAATTGCTTCTGCTGTAGATGTGAGCCAGGAATTAGCTCCAGTTTTGCAAGGGTTATATGACTATGAGGGGCGGTTTCTCATGATTTTAGATGCAGAAGCGATCGCTCAATCGGAACATTGGTAA
- a CDS encoding methyl-accepting chemotaxis protein, with amino-acid sequence MSVHSSLEAGVRALQSGHYQEAIALLESAQAENPQDSNLHYWLARAYQRAIYESENAKVHSVAPIPQSQPLDQNIVNGPLDSAIEPKANSQAAGDQWMVAEVPWVGAQDLGLPQVDPFTSFATARPSTFSQLQSQPQIHTQGQPQTHPQSYPVLSRKVIVAILGLSIVPPLLMGGLAIAASIYFTTQPETTGVQSSFFMTLAAGTGLIAVVAGAIAIALTRRTLHPLMTAAAVATKVSQGDLSARVPAQNSGPANDIAVMLGAGVNHLAERIQGLLQQNQAQVQQHQRHQSQWQEQAQAIAQTVQDLSTGKLDARTSLPEPSFLQELGNQVNSMGSQLETLITELRNQQKALDASAIVSVTDRKGLITYTNQKFSEISGYNREELLGQNHRIVNSGIHPKDFFTTLWATIASGKIWRGEIKNQRKDGSFYWVDSTLMPLFDSKGIISGYIGVRFDVTERKQAEERFQALALAQVSLVQEIKNRQSVLDEAAIVSETDRKGNITFINDKFCEISGYSREELLGQNHRVVNSSHHPRTFFAEMWGTISTGRVWKGEIKNQRKNGDFYWVDSTIAPIFDPDGKIMKYIGIRFDVTERKQAEERLEKQAQERKAEADAITQQVVKLLNEIKGAAKGDLTVKAAVTNDSLGALADSFNYLISSLRKVVLNIQSAAIQVNQSTTDSISNTNELAQQARMQASQIESTLRQIERMLNSIQDVAEAANRAEHVAKQAAQTAEIGGEAVDRTVDGINDLRQTISETSKMMKRLGEGSQQIGKIVTSISQIASQTNLLALNATIEAARAGEQGKGFAVVAEEVRKLAERSASATEEISDIVSTIQDEISRVMVAMEAGTQQVVGGTQLASEAKTNLNAIIEVSREINGLVQNITKAAQRQITSAEDISGSIQEVSEISTNTAEKAENVTVALDGLAVVVNKLQSSVTNFRSS; translated from the coding sequence ATGTCTGTTCATTCAAGCTTAGAAGCTGGCGTCCGTGCTCTTCAGTCAGGCCACTATCAAGAAGCGATTGCATTGCTGGAGTCTGCCCAAGCAGAAAATCCCCAAGACTCTAACCTGCACTACTGGCTAGCTCGCGCTTACCAAAGAGCAATTTATGAGTCTGAGAATGCTAAAGTTCACAGCGTTGCTCCGATTCCCCAATCTCAGCCTCTCGATCAGAACATTGTCAATGGGCCACTCGACTCCGCTATCGAGCCAAAAGCCAACTCCCAAGCAGCGGGTGATCAGTGGATGGTGGCTGAAGTGCCTTGGGTCGGGGCACAGGACTTGGGATTACCCCAGGTAGACCCGTTTACATCCTTTGCCACTGCAAGACCGTCAACTTTTAGCCAGTTGCAAAGTCAGCCTCAAATCCATACTCAAGGTCAGCCTCAAACTCATCCTCAAAGCTATCCTGTGCTGAGCCGAAAAGTCATTGTCGCAATTCTGGGCCTCAGCATTGTGCCCCCCTTACTGATGGGAGGACTGGCGATCGCTGCTAGCATCTATTTCACGACTCAGCCAGAAACAACGGGGGTGCAGTCGTCTTTCTTCATGACCCTAGCAGCAGGGACAGGCTTGATTGCAGTAGTCGCAGGAGCGATCGCCATAGCTCTCACCCGTCGCACTCTCCATCCTTTAATGACGGCTGCGGCTGTAGCGACAAAGGTTAGCCAGGGAGATCTGAGTGCTCGTGTACCAGCGCAGAACTCAGGGCCAGCCAATGATATCGCGGTCATGTTAGGTGCAGGCGTGAATCACCTAGCAGAGCGAATCCAAGGGCTATTGCAGCAGAATCAGGCGCAAGTGCAGCAGCACCAAAGACACCAAAGCCAGTGGCAAGAGCAGGCACAAGCGATCGCTCAGACGGTACAAGACTTGAGTACAGGCAAATTGGATGCTCGAACCTCTCTTCCAGAACCGAGTTTTCTGCAAGAGTTAGGCAACCAAGTTAACTCGATGGGGTCTCAGCTAGAAACTCTAATTACAGAATTACGCAATCAGCAAAAAGCTTTGGATGCATCCGCGATCGTATCAGTGACCGATCGTAAAGGACTCATCACTTACACCAACCAAAAATTCTCCGAGATTTCTGGTTACAACCGCGAAGAACTCCTAGGCCAAAATCATCGGATTGTTAACTCTGGAATTCATCCTAAAGACTTCTTCACGACTCTGTGGGCAACGATCGCAAGCGGCAAGATATGGCGTGGTGAAATCAAGAACCAACGTAAGGATGGTTCCTTCTACTGGGTGGATTCCACCCTCATGCCCCTTTTTGATAGCAAAGGTATTATTTCTGGCTACATTGGGGTGCGCTTTGACGTCACGGAACGCAAACAAGCTGAAGAACGCTTCCAAGCCCTAGCTTTAGCGCAAGTTAGCTTAGTTCAAGAAATCAAAAATCGACAAAGCGTACTGGATGAAGCCGCCATTGTAAGCGAAACCGATCGCAAGGGGAACATCACCTTTATCAATGACAAGTTTTGTGAAATCTCTGGCTACAGTCGCGAAGAGTTACTAGGCCAGAACCATCGAGTAGTTAACTCTAGCCATCATCCCAGAACCTTTTTCGCCGAAATGTGGGGCACGATTTCCACGGGTCGAGTCTGGAAAGGTGAGATTAAAAATCAGCGCAAAAATGGAGATTTCTACTGGGTGGATTCCACCATTGCTCCCATCTTTGACCCCGACGGCAAAATTATGAAATACATTGGCATCCGCTTCGATGTCACTGAGCGGAAGCAAGCTGAGGAGCGCTTGGAGAAGCAGGCTCAAGAGCGCAAAGCTGAAGCAGATGCCATTACCCAACAAGTTGTTAAACTGCTCAACGAGATTAAGGGTGCAGCCAAGGGAGATTTAACCGTCAAGGCCGCAGTCACCAACGACTCTTTAGGCGCTTTGGCCGATTCCTTTAACTACCTAATTAGCTCGTTGCGAAAGGTGGTTCTCAATATTCAATCTGCTGCAATCCAGGTAAATCAGTCCACCACAGACTCCATTAGCAACACGAATGAGCTAGCCCAGCAAGCCCGGATGCAGGCTTCTCAAATCGAGAGTACCTTGCGACAAATTGAGCGGATGCTGAACTCAATTCAAGATGTTGCAGAAGCGGCAAATCGAGCTGAGCATGTAGCGAAACAAGCCGCGCAAACCGCAGAAATTGGGGGTGAAGCAGTCGATCGCACTGTAGATGGCATCAACGACCTCCGTCAAACGATTTCTGAGACCTCCAAAATGATGAAGCGCTTAGGAGAAGGCTCGCAGCAAATTGGCAAAATTGTTACTTCTATTTCTCAGATTGCTTCCCAAACTAACCTCCTGGCCCTCAATGCCACCATTGAGGCAGCCCGCGCTGGAGAGCAAGGCAAAGGCTTTGCGGTAGTAGCTGAAGAAGTTCGCAAGCTAGCAGAGCGTTCTGCCTCTGCAACTGAAGAGATTTCTGACATTGTTAGTACCATCCAAGATGAAATTAGCCGAGTCATGGTGGCGATGGAAGCGGGAACCCAACAGGTAGTAGGCGGTACCCAACTAGCTTCTGAAGCTAAAACCAATCTGAATGCCATCATCGAAGTGAGCCGAGAGATTAATGGTTTGGTGCAGAACATTACCAAGGCGGCTCAGCGACAAATT